The following proteins are co-located in the Betta splendens chromosome 9, fBetSpl5.4, whole genome shotgun sequence genome:
- the LOC114862960 gene encoding uncharacterized protein C2orf81 homolog has product MSRSAARSRAERQKEPKGGPSAQVSSPLGQKLEAEDTTPGRLTRAQQMDWLMHEDAEEIVGELMDELLGRVLDGCHKVDIERKLVHFCTSWAETYITQVLQQQLLYVDEGDEPEELSKTEDPEPLPAIPDVLAPGCVPVIPPTPLPTLQQDDVIAEEKQGRGVDHRHAAAAQTNSPQNQPEAKTSPRRPVSKNDRKGFSPHPPPKIERKKKQQFAVIPKPVPGNSLPSLSCSVKDSSGTAEGRCRARSFPNHKSGPFFQPKGQQPITKLDLAALPRHCVIPLYEIVDTNCTKPKKPSALSKLESKYKKQQAERTATSLKLVPSSTDPPAEFQTTNKAQVSPKDMSPSSYGKEGMVSSESVRLNTMVLAKGVTLLDPKTAQMDPPRFYPAKQSTKLRPIRRDAAMPKFSADQITSGLPPQVTPLFQSKS; this is encoded by the exons ATGTCCCGCTCCGCAGCCAGGTCCCGTGCTGAAAGGCAAAAGGAGCCGAAGGGCGGGCCTTCTGCTCAGGTGAGCTCGCCTCTGGGGCagaagctggaggctgaagATACGACTCCCGGTCGCTTAACGCGGGCTCAGCAGATGGATTGGTTGATGCACGAGGATGCAGAAGAGATAGTGGGGGAGCTTATGGATGAACTGCTGGGCAGGGTCCTGGACGGCTGTCATAAGGTGGACATTGAAAGAAAG CTGGTGCATTTTTGTACGTCCTGGGCCGAGACCTACATCACACAGGTTCTACAGcagcaattgctgtatgtagaTGAAGGAGATGAACCAGAGGAACTATCTAAAACAGAGGACCCTGAGCCTTTACCAGCCATTCCAGATGTCTTGGCTCCAGGATGTGTACCTGTTATACCTCCTACCCCTCTGCCTACCTTGCAACAG GATGATGTCATTGCTGAAGAAAAACAGGGACGTGGAGTTGATCAcagacacgctgctgcagcccaaACTAATAGCCCCCAAAATCAACCTGAAGCAAAAACAAGTCCCAGGAGGCCTGTCAGTAAAAATGACCGTAAAGGCTTTAGTCCCCACCCCCCACCTAAaattgaaagaaagaaaaaacagcaattTGCAGTAATTCCCAAGCCAGTTCCAGGAAACTCACTCCCTTCACTTTCCTGTTCAGTCAAAGACAGcagtggaacagcagagggtAGATGTAGAGCACGTTCTTTTCCTAACCACAAATCTGGACCATTTTTTCAGCCCAAAGGCCAACAGCCCATAACGAAGCTTGACCTCGCTGCCCTTCCCAGACATTGTGTAATTCCACTTTATGAGATTGTGGATACGAATTGCACAAAACCCAAGAAACCAAGTGCACTATCTAAACTAGAATCAAAATACAAGAAGCAGCAAGCTGAGAGGACAGCTACATCACTGAAGCTAGTACCAAGCTCCACAGATCCGCCAGCAGAGtttcaaacaacaaacaaggcaCAAGTCTCCCCTAAAGACATGTCTCCATCTAGTTATGGAAAGGAAGGAATGGTGTCTTCTGAGTCTGTGAGGTTGAACACAATGGTTTTGGCCAAGGGTGTTACTCTCCTGGACCCAAAAACTGCACAAATGGACCCTCCCAGGTTTTATCCTGCTAAGCAGTCAACCAAGCTGAGGCCAATACGGAGGGATGCAGCTATGCCAAAGTTTTCTGCTGATCAGATTACCTCAGGTTTACCACCTCAGGTCACTCCATTATTTCAGTCAAAAAGCTGA
- the wdr54 gene encoding WD repeat-containing protein 54 isoform X2, which produces MYHKEKSIQIKNSASALYNNLSVLRIAPRRLTYFTVVHANVVNMVSASWDGLNYSHRQLQSKEPNVATSTSLIMQAAFCVLPSRELLVITSQKGIQMYESDGSIMVYWHALDTPETPSAQAVFARGISAVWENYICVGVSSGSILVFDVPSKGSNITLSEVLEEHKESITDIASECSGSQQCIADLVSADDGGNLCVWKSGEEFQLLNKIPGFDMSCSSVKLWKGTVVAGYGTGQIRLYEAVTGILHAEVNAHARWIYSLDIAPFSGLLLSAAEDSLVRVWHLTVSQETNSVEVAHLHNECVTDTQICGARFCDGDGYAFAVTGYDLSEIIRYTQT; this is translated from the exons ATGTATCACAAAGAAAAAAGCATCCAGATCAAAAACAGCGCGTCGGCGCTGTACAACAACCTGAGCGTGCTGCGCATCGCCCCGCGGCGCCTCACCTACTTCACGGTGGTCCACGCCAACGTGGTCAACATGGTCAGCGCGTCGTGGGACGGCCTCAACTACTCCCaccgccagctgcagtccaagGAGCCCAATGTGGCCACCAGCACGTCGCTCATCATGCAG GCTGCGTTTTGTGTGTTGCCCTCTCGTGAATTGCTGGTGATAACCTCCCAGAAAGGCATCCAG ATGTATGAATCTGATGGCTCCATCATGGTGTACTGGCATGCCCTGGATACTCCAGAAACACCATCAG CTCAGGCCGTTTTTGCTCGAGGGATATCAGCAGTCTGGGAGAATTATATATGTGTGG gCGTTTCATCTGGTTCAATTCTAGTCTTTGATGTTCCCAGTAAAGGCAGTAATATAACACTGTCAGAGGTCCTAGAGGAGCACAAGGAGTCTATAACTGACATAGCGTCAGAGTGCTCTGGCAGCCAG CAGTGCATTGCTGATCTGGTCAGTGCAGACGATGGGggaaacctgtgtgtgtggaagtcTGGGGAGGAATTTCAGCTTCTCAACAAGATTCCTGGCTTTGA TATGAGCTGCTCATCCGTCAAGTTGTGGAAAGGTACAGTGGTGGCAGGTTATGGCACAGGCCAGATTCGTCTTTATGAGGCAGTGACAGGAATTCTTCACGCCGAAGTCAACGCCCATGCTCGCTGGATCTACTCATTAGATATTGCTCCTTTTTCAGGACTG cttctgtctgcagctgaggATTCTCTAGTCAGAGTTTGGCACCTGACTGTGAGCCAAGAGACCAACAGCGTTGAG GTTGCTCATTTACACAATGAGTGTGTGACAGATACGCAGATCTGCGGCGCCAGGTTCTGTGATGGTGACGGTTATGCCTTTGCGGTAACAGGCTACGACCTGAGTGAGATTATCCGCTACACACAGACGTAG
- the wdr54 gene encoding WD repeat-containing protein 54 isoform X1, with protein sequence MYHKEKSIQIKNSASALYNNLSVLRIAPRRLTYFTVVHANVVNMVSASWDGLNYSHRQLQSKEPNVATSTSLIMQAAFCVLPSRELLVITSQKGIQMYESDGSIMVYWHALDTPETPSEVNYVPAQAVFARGISAVWENYICVGVSSGSILVFDVPSKGSNITLSEVLEEHKESITDIASECSGSQQCIADLVSADDGGNLCVWKSGEEFQLLNKIPGFDMSCSSVKLWKGTVVAGYGTGQIRLYEAVTGILHAEVNAHARWIYSLDIAPFSGLLLSAAEDSLVRVWHLTVSQETNSVEVAHLHNECVTDTQICGARFCDGDGYAFAVTGYDLSEIIRYTQT encoded by the exons ATGTATCACAAAGAAAAAAGCATCCAGATCAAAAACAGCGCGTCGGCGCTGTACAACAACCTGAGCGTGCTGCGCATCGCCCCGCGGCGCCTCACCTACTTCACGGTGGTCCACGCCAACGTGGTCAACATGGTCAGCGCGTCGTGGGACGGCCTCAACTACTCCCaccgccagctgcagtccaagGAGCCCAATGTGGCCACCAGCACGTCGCTCATCATGCAG GCTGCGTTTTGTGTGTTGCCCTCTCGTGAATTGCTGGTGATAACCTCCCAGAAAGGCATCCAG ATGTATGAATCTGATGGCTCCATCATGGTGTACTGGCATGCCCTGGATACTCCAGAAACACCATCAG AGGTTAATTATGTCCCAGCTCAGGCCGTTTTTGCTCGAGGGATATCAGCAGTCTGGGAGAATTATATATGTGTGG gCGTTTCATCTGGTTCAATTCTAGTCTTTGATGTTCCCAGTAAAGGCAGTAATATAACACTGTCAGAGGTCCTAGAGGAGCACAAGGAGTCTATAACTGACATAGCGTCAGAGTGCTCTGGCAGCCAG CAGTGCATTGCTGATCTGGTCAGTGCAGACGATGGGggaaacctgtgtgtgtggaagtcTGGGGAGGAATTTCAGCTTCTCAACAAGATTCCTGGCTTTGA TATGAGCTGCTCATCCGTCAAGTTGTGGAAAGGTACAGTGGTGGCAGGTTATGGCACAGGCCAGATTCGTCTTTATGAGGCAGTGACAGGAATTCTTCACGCCGAAGTCAACGCCCATGCTCGCTGGATCTACTCATTAGATATTGCTCCTTTTTCAGGACTG cttctgtctgcagctgaggATTCTCTAGTCAGAGTTTGGCACCTGACTGTGAGCCAAGAGACCAACAGCGTTGAG GTTGCTCATTTACACAATGAGTGTGTGACAGATACGCAGATCTGCGGCGCCAGGTTCTGTGATGGTGACGGTTATGCCTTTGCGGTAACAGGCTACGACCTGAGTGAGATTATCCGCTACACACAGACGTAG